The following nucleotide sequence is from Primulina huaijiensis isolate GDHJ02 unplaced genomic scaffold, ASM1229523v2 scaffold206692, whole genome shotgun sequence.
tatatatatgtatatgtatatatatatcattcgGAATCTGGGCTTTACAGGTGTAatgtaataattatttaatttcttgcaatataaaatatatatcattgaATTGAGTTGCTTCTCGAGTGTATAGGAGTTGAGAGTGTAGAACCACACCTCAAGAGCTCGCAAGTACTCGTAAAAGGCGTAATCGAACCCGAAAAGCTCGCCGATTACATCCAAAAACGGACCGGAAAACACGCCGTGATCATCAAAACGGAGCCGGAGAAGAAGGAAGAGGTGAAAAAGGAAGGGAAAGAGGAGAAGAAAACAGAGGAAGGAGAGAAAAAAGAAGCGAAGAAAGGCGAAGAAAGCGGCAAAGAAAAGAATCACGCCTCACCGGCCGGCGGCGGGGATTTACCCGCGCCGTCGCCGGCTCCGGTGGTTCTTGGGGCGGAGGCGGATGACTCCAAGCTGGAGATGAAGAGGAATGAATACTACAACTACCAGTACCTGCAGAATTACCAGGTTTACCCTCAGAGGTATGTTCATGAATTGCAGGCATATCCGCCGCAGATGTTCAGCGACGAGAATCCTAACGCATGTAGTGTGATGTAAATACGAGGGAGGGCGAGGGGTAGAACGGGGAATGCAGTGGGCACATGATAGAGAAATGTCCATTTGCCTAATTTCACTGGTCTCCATCTCTCTGTTCTGTTTCTCTTCATGTGGCCCTGTCTGTGGTATCCATCTATA
It contains:
- the LOC140966482 gene encoding heavy metal-associated isoprenylated plant protein 7-like, with the translated sequence IELLLECIGVESVEPHLKSSQVLVKGVIEPEKLADYIQKRTGKHAVIIKTEPEKKEEVKKEGKEEKKTEEGEKKEAKKGEESGKEKNHASPAGGGDLPAPSPAPVVLGAEADDSKLEMKRNEYYNYQYLQNYQVYPQRYVHELQAYPPQMFSDENPNACSVM